From Rubrivirga sp. SAORIC476, a single genomic window includes:
- a CDS encoding RDD family protein — protein sequence MDLSLDIQTAQNVPLALEPASLGQRILATLADGVIVGAWWMASTVALGASGLFNSTAGFLLLVVLPVFVYHLAFEVLFEGQTPGKMLLKIQVARVDGAQPTLGQYLIRWLLRFVDITISSGTAAVVAVAASKKSQRLGDMAAGTTVVRRRRRVRLEEILYPGAPADHVAEFPEAERLSDADVRTLRAVLVRLRLSPRDRRSVLLARKAKAAVETRLEMEPVAMPPEAFLRAVIRDHVFLLDQLAGGVAS from the coding sequence ATGGACCTCTCCCTCGACATCCAGACCGCCCAGAACGTCCCGCTCGCGCTGGAGCCGGCCAGCCTCGGGCAGCGCATCCTCGCGACGCTCGCCGACGGCGTCATCGTGGGCGCGTGGTGGATGGCGTCCACGGTCGCCCTCGGCGCGTCTGGCCTGTTCAACTCGACGGCGGGCTTCCTCCTGCTGGTGGTGCTGCCGGTGTTCGTGTACCACCTCGCCTTCGAGGTGCTGTTCGAGGGCCAGACGCCCGGCAAGATGCTCCTCAAGATCCAGGTCGCCCGCGTGGACGGCGCGCAGCCGACGCTGGGTCAGTACCTGATCCGCTGGCTGCTCCGGTTCGTGGACATCACGATCTCCAGCGGCACCGCCGCCGTGGTGGCGGTGGCGGCCTCCAAGAAGTCGCAGCGCCTCGGCGACATGGCAGCCGGGACCACGGTCGTACGCCGCCGCCGCCGGGTTCGCCTGGAGGAGATCCTGTACCCGGGGGCGCCCGCGGACCACGTCGCCGAGTTCCCCGAGGCCGAGCGCCTCTCCGACGCCGACGTGCGGACGCTCCGCGCGGTGCTGGTCCGCCTCCGGCTCTCGCCGCGCGACCGGCGCTCCGTGCTGCTGGCGCGCAAGGCCAAGGCGGCCGTCGAAACGCGCCTCGAGATGGAGCCCGTCGCGATGCCGCCGGAAGCCTTCCTCCGCGCTGTCATCCGCGACCATGTCTTCCTGCTCGACCAGCTCGCGGGCGGCGTCGCCTCCTGA
- a CDS encoding lysozyme: MPHPDNDDLRLSPTGIGLIVRFEGFEPDWYLDPVGVRTIGYGWTGALPDGLTPPLTEAEGRQLLSDTVGAYERAVLRHVSVPLVQAQFDALVSFTYNVGATNFAGSTLLLRLNAGRVAEAAAEFDRWVLAQGQRLEGLVRRRAAERALFASASVPAPPPAPPPAPPPPAPPPTRPPVDPMERIPTRRPADLGERDLPDLPPVSLPPVPPSHTDAPRPDRPPSDRPGW, translated from the coding sequence ATGCCCCACCCGGACAACGACGACCTCCGCCTTTCGCCCACCGGCATCGGACTCATCGTCCGCTTCGAGGGCTTCGAGCCCGACTGGTACCTGGACCCGGTCGGGGTGCGGACCATCGGCTACGGATGGACGGGGGCACTTCCCGACGGCCTGACGCCGCCGCTGACCGAGGCCGAAGGGCGCCAGCTCCTGAGCGACACCGTCGGCGCGTACGAGCGGGCGGTGCTGCGGCACGTCTCGGTGCCGCTCGTGCAGGCCCAGTTCGACGCGCTGGTGAGCTTCACCTACAACGTCGGAGCGACCAACTTCGCCGGGTCGACGCTGCTGCTGCGGCTCAACGCGGGACGCGTGGCCGAGGCCGCCGCCGAGTTCGACCGGTGGGTCCTGGCGCAGGGCCAGCGACTGGAAGGGCTCGTCCGCCGCCGCGCGGCCGAGCGGGCGCTCTTCGCCTCCGCCTCGGTGCCTGCACCGCCACCCGCCCCCCCACCGGCACCGCCCCCGCCGGCACCGCCTCCGACACGCCCGCCCGTCGACCCGATGGAGCGGATCCCGACGCGCCGCCCGGCAGACCTCGGCGAGCGCGACCTCCCCGACTTGCCTCCGGTGAGCCTCCCGCCGGTCCCGCCGTCCCACACGGACGCCCCACGGCCCGACCGCCCGCCGTCCGACCGCCCCGGCTGGTAG
- a CDS encoding HmuY family protein, with translation MSRLAALAALLVVFPVAAQDTLLIESVPTYSAGMGRADGPFTLLSLRDGALVVAPDVSSRADSASTAWDLGLRGTEVILNGGESGPGGLTGALVPMAFESVLALPEALAADGEGACPRGAARVVCNGSGNGWYEYASNGVQPLPDQTLVIRRPDGSAAKVRFLSYVLGDALPSGVRPRYVTLEVQPLGAEGH, from the coding sequence ATGTCTCGCCTCGCCGCGCTCGCCGCGCTCCTCGTCGTCTTTCCGGTCGCTGCCCAGGACACGCTCCTGATCGAGAGCGTGCCGACCTACTCGGCCGGGATGGGCCGGGCGGACGGTCCGTTCACGCTCCTCTCCCTCCGCGACGGCGCCCTGGTGGTGGCGCCCGACGTGTCCTCCCGCGCCGACTCGGCGTCGACGGCCTGGGACCTCGGTCTGCGTGGAACGGAGGTGATCCTGAACGGCGGCGAGAGCGGCCCCGGTGGCCTCACGGGGGCGCTCGTGCCGATGGCCTTCGAGTCCGTCCTCGCGCTCCCCGAGGCGCTCGCGGCCGACGGCGAGGGCGCGTGCCCCCGCGGCGCGGCGCGCGTCGTCTGCAACGGCTCCGGCAACGGCTGGTACGAGTACGCCAGCAACGGCGTCCAGCCGCTCCCCGACCAGACGCTCGTGATCCGCCGCCCGGACGGCTCGGCCGCGAAGGTGCGATTCCTGTCCTATGTCTTGGGCGACGCGCTGCCGAGTGGCGTCCGTCCGCGGTACGTGACGCTGGAGGTCCAGCCGCTCGGCGCCGAGGGACACTGA
- a CDS encoding S8 family serine peptidase → MSTRPLLAAVLICAVLSGCDTMSSPSERSYAASPQDGATGPSAIRMAAATADSVDLLVLFVPGTVPEEGSDEVFEEQDVRRRGYVQESTPGVAITVASSDLDVILLLLSLSPIVDSVEFDITLELPAILGDYVPLSHDYTGHPNDATIAATTDPDAFEGQMLPWSVDFVGGDSSTAVSGDGSGTVDMDVYVIDSGVDHPEVNVVESVRFFPASADPGSTLHGNHVAGIIGATDDGTGMVGVAPGVRIHSLDVFDGSGTASMSRLIQAMDHVLAARRANPSTPMVVNLSVGANVGTTELNALDRAVQQAIQENVVVVVAAGNQAIDASQVSPAHVPDAITVGAYGTGRRFAADFSNYGSVVDLMAPGVRVVSAADDGKYAALDGTSMAAPHVAGAAALYLATYPTAHWRRVGTMLGRRGRDFVRLTPDGTTDLSVWLTRL, encoded by the coding sequence ATGTCCACCCGTCCGCTTCTCGCCGCCGTCCTGATCTGCGCCGTCCTCTCGGGCTGCGACACGATGTCCTCCCCGTCCGAGCGGTCCTACGCGGCGTCGCCGCAGGATGGCGCGACCGGCCCCTCGGCGATCCGCATGGCCGCGGCCACTGCCGACTCGGTGGATCTGCTCGTCCTGTTCGTGCCGGGGACCGTCCCGGAGGAGGGCTCGGACGAAGTGTTCGAGGAGCAGGACGTCCGTCGCCGCGGCTACGTCCAGGAGTCGACCCCGGGCGTCGCCATCACGGTCGCCTCCAGTGACCTCGACGTGATCCTTCTGCTGCTGAGCCTCAGCCCGATCGTCGACTCGGTCGAATTCGACATCACCCTCGAACTTCCGGCCATCCTGGGCGACTACGTCCCGCTGAGCCACGACTACACCGGCCATCCGAACGACGCGACCATCGCCGCCACCACCGACCCCGACGCGTTCGAGGGCCAGATGCTGCCGTGGAGCGTCGACTTCGTGGGCGGGGACAGTTCGACCGCCGTTTCGGGCGACGGCTCCGGGACAGTCGACATGGACGTGTACGTGATCGACTCGGGCGTGGACCACCCGGAGGTCAACGTCGTGGAGTCGGTCCGCTTCTTCCCGGCCTCGGCCGACCCGGGGTCGACGCTCCACGGCAATCACGTCGCAGGCATCATCGGCGCCACCGACGACGGCACCGGCATGGTCGGTGTCGCGCCGGGCGTGCGGATCCACTCGCTCGACGTGTTCGACGGGTCGGGGACCGCCAGCATGAGCCGCCTCATCCAGGCCATGGACCACGTCCTCGCCGCCCGACGCGCCAACCCGTCGACGCCGATGGTGGTCAACCTGAGCGTCGGTGCGAACGTGGGCACGACGGAGCTCAACGCCCTCGACCGGGCCGTCCAGCAGGCCATCCAGGAGAACGTGGTGGTGGTGGTGGCGGCGGGCAACCAGGCCATCGACGCATCTCAGGTGTCGCCCGCGCACGTGCCCGACGCGATCACGGTCGGCGCCTACGGCACCGGGCGCCGCTTCGCCGCCGACTTCTCCAACTACGGCTCGGTGGTGGACCTGATGGCGCCGGGCGTCCGGGTCGTCTCGGCGGCCGACGACGGCAAGTACGCCGCCCTGGACGGCACCTCGATGGCGGCGCCTCATGTCGCGGGCGCCGCTGCGCTCTACCTCGCCACCTACCCGACGGCCCACTGGCGGCGAGTCGGGACGATGCTCGGCCGCCGCGGGCGCGACTTCGTCCGGTTGACGCCCGACGGGACGACCGACCTCTCGGTCTGGCTGACGCGGCTGTAG